A window of Malania oleifera isolate guangnan ecotype guangnan chromosome 2, ASM2987363v1, whole genome shotgun sequence genomic DNA:
aatggctccgagggcttttcgatcaagcaactcccactcgtcctcgttcatggatgttggcttacccttcaacgatAAGTGCAATTTcttcccaaacaaatagtcttctatctgcattttccagaaactgaaattgttcctgttgaacatttcgatttttgagctcttttcattcgacatctcgatttgctaatctagagatggaattaatGGATAGCACAGATGGATTCGGAAtgattgaaaaccctagaaatggttcgagTCGCTCGAAAAACATACCCAAAACGACCCCAAAAAGCTCAATCAAAGTTTTTAGTCAAACCTTGTCAAACTGATGACGTGGTGCTAACGTGGCATCTGTTGACGTGGCACTGCGACGTGCTGCTGACGTGGTGGTGGGTCCACCTGCTGACGTGGTAGTGGGGTCCACTTGCTAACGTGGCAGTGGCCTGCTGACGTGGCGGCTCTGCCCGACGTGGCCGATTCTGAGGCGTAGGTCGGATCTGGTTCGTGGATCGGATCTCGGGTTCACCCGGGGATAAGAGTTTTCGGGTCGAGTAGATAACTAGGTCGGGTCGAGGCGGTCGGGCAAGGAAGACGCGTGCTACGCGTTGCCGGCGCGTGGAGAGGCGTCTTGCTGTGGCAAGACGCGTGGGGGCGCGTGCGGGCTTGTCTGAACTTCGTTTGAGCTCTAGCGGACATGCTTCTCTTCATCTCGGCGAGGTGAAtacgatggtggcctcaaaacagaCTTTCGATCTATTAGATAGAGCTTTGAATTTCAGGATCACTTCTGATCTGgattttctgctccaaccgggctctgataccatttgttaggaccgtgtgagcatccagaagaaagtgacaccaagaaatttacatggttcggtcaagaacgacctacgtccacggagcacacaccaactattcaataactcgccgaaaaaatgttacaattctctctctctctctctctctctctctctctctctctctctctctctctctcttcctcccttttCCTCTTAGCTCTCCCTGCACTGTGTTGTGCTATTGTTGTTTTATCACTTTCCACaacctctttatataggcttggatttTACATTATAATTAAATGCGAATCAATATAAATTAATGACAAATTGGAAGTTTATAATCAAGAGATAAATGGAGAATAAATTCACACGTTTTCTGACTCAGCTcaacgcgtctccagctgtgcttctggctccatctctaacagaTGCTCCTGTCTCAATTATACCTTGGGTGGTTGATGAAATACACAAGCGTATCAAGCAAGTTTTTAAGTACGTATATTTCAGGTTAATTGATTGGGATGTCACAGAATTAGCCTTGGACATTTACTCTATAGATTGATAAAACCGTGGAACACAAATACAGTATTGATTGAAAATTTAACTTCATGAATATAAAATTTCCGAACCAGGCAGAAATGCAGAGGTCTTATACAGAACTGATCATCAGCAATGTTTGAGAGTTTACGATAGATTACACTTTATTCTTAGGGCGGATTCACTTAATTTGTATGGCATCCCATAAGTGGTGCTGCCGTAATCCTCTCCCCATTAGACACTATGTTTGTTGAGGAAGGAGATGAGTAGGTTGTTCACCTGCTCTGGAAGTTGTTCCTGCACAAAATGGCTTCCTTCTTCCAGGAAAATGACTTCCAGATTGGGCACGAAGTCCTTTACTTTCCCACTTCGCACGTACTCCTCCATCCCTGGCAATTTTAGGGCATAGTCCTTCTCTCCCATTATTAGCAGTGCCGGAGCTGTAATTTTAGGGTCAGTTATACCACAATCTGCATGCAGAGTCCTGCCATCCAAGCATATGACCAATGAAATTGGGTTCTAATGATGCAAATTTACATCATAAATTTTGAAATGGGAGAGGGAGAGGGTTTTGTTCTCGCTGCTTTGGGAAGTTTTGGGGTAATTACCTGTAGGGAACTTGCAGTGCAGTCCGAAATCGGGACTTCTCGTATAACGTAGCATAAACATCAAGGTCTTTCTCGGTGAACCATGGGGGCAGAGGAGTGGACGGGTTCGCCAGGTCCAATATTTCCTGATCATCGCTGCTGGCCACCGGAAGTTCGCTGCCGGAGAAGAGAGTGTAAATTCGTCTTACCACCGTCTTCACATCGAAGCGGCCAAAATCAGCTTCAGCGCGTCCTGGCTCCTGTTTTTAGTTTAGTTTTGCCCATTCATTGCTACATTATATTATGAGGGAGAAGATTGAAGAAGACAATGGAGGATGAAGAGAAAATTAAGGAAGGTGGGAATGGGTATGATACATATGCGTACCAGCCACCTCAACATGTAGAAGCCTTTGGGAAAGAGATGGCCTTGGATGACAGAGGAACCTGGTAGCATGAAAGGGATGCCTAGAGTTACCACGCCACACACCCTGTCTGGGTGTTCCACAGCTACCTGAAACGCTGGTACAGCTCCGAAGTCCTTCCCAACCAGAAAAGCCTGTATCCACAATATTCCACTTTCAACCTAATATAGCTTGAATCATACATATATTTCGCAGGGAGGGATCAGGAatgggaattaaaaaaaaaacgtAAAAAAGTGAGTTGAATCAAGAACAAGAGTAAAAATAATTAACCTTGGGGATGTCATAGGAATCAAAGAGGGCAATAAGATCGAGAACCAGATCGTTGAAATTAGATTTCTCGGGTTGGGCGGGCTGATCGGAGAGACCGTATCCCCTGAAGTCGATGGCGATTGCGCGATAGCCGGCTTTAGCAACGGCAACCATTTGGTGCCTCCACGAGTACCAAATCTCTGGGAATCCATGCAAGAACACCACTACCTTGGCACCTGCACCACCCGCCCACCCTTAGAATTAAGAAtcatgaaagagaaaaaggaaaaagaggcaAAATAGATAGCTCTAGAACAAGTATATTGTAGGGAGAGCAGGTGGTGAATCCTACCCGTTCCGATCTCGGCCACATGAAGCTTTAGCCCTCTTACTTCCACATGAGTGTGCTGGATCTCCTCCATTATTaccaaaatgagagagagagagagagagagagagagagagaagtaacAAATGGTGCAGAGCGCTGTGGGTCAAGTTACATGTACATAGAGAGGGATCACAGGCCCCTTCCCACCAAGTCAATAATAATAGTGACTTATTGATGAAGTAGAAAAGTAGTGCAGCAGCGGAGTGCTGTGGTGCTGGTCAAATGGTCTTTTTTGGCTGTGCATGTACACATTATATAATCGAAGCGGAATGGCACCGGCGTTGTAAAATTTGGATCAAGCTGCAGATCAAATCCGAGTTTGATCAATAGTGTGGGGATATTTTAAAGACTTCAAATATAAAATTGGATTATCAATTCAAATTTACAATTAAAAATATTGAACCTCAAagaaagaaatttgggatgcgaaaggtagtttttgtttttgtttttgttttttctaaagaattataaaatttttaattaactttttaGTTTGTAAAAATTCAGATTAAagatgtagaaaaaaaaaagaatttactTAAATTGTGTAAACtagtgtttcattttttttttctaagtttcaaaacaataaaaaaaaaaaataacttgttTTTTAGTGTGCAAAAGTTTTATGAGATTAATTTTGGGAGTTTGGAGTTCAAGGCTTGGATTTGGAAGAAATTTcacacaattttatattacattttgtttAAATACACATTCAAATTCGGGATCCAATTTTATACTTCCAAAACATTAAAAAAAGATATTGCCAAACTTACCTATATAAAgcagaaaatttggaaaataagaTAGTAATTTTgtagttatttcaaaaattaaaaaaaaaaaaaaaagtaaaaccattttcacaagcaaataatgttgacatttattattatatattattttttatataaatgttgTAAAACTAAAGAATtagatgactttttttttttgtaattatttgaaaaaataaaaatagaaataagaaTTGTTTTTTACAACTAAACAGGCTCTTATTAATATTTATCCTTATTTTAATGagttgatttttatttaaaaacatatacAATTTGAAGGGTATTgattgaataagaaagatttttttcttttttaggaaGATTTTAGATGCAATTTAATTAAGAAGTAGGAAAAGTGTACAAATTGAAATGAAGGGAAGGAGTACAATAGAAATCTAGCATAGCTTACTGTTGAAGCTTGAGACTAGCTTGTTTTTTGTGTCAATTATAGCTTGCTTTGCAGTCAGAGCAGGATTTATGCATCCATGCTTGAACAAGAATCTGTTCCTTCCTCTCCAGGAACAGACTGAAAATAATTTTGAtgattgaaaataattttgggtTTGCTTAATTAATACTTAGTGTGTTtatatatttctttatttattgtGACAAGATGGCAGCATTAGTGTCACTGGCCAAATACTTTCCTTACTACCGGGTTGCATGATAATACACAAACTTTAACTAGTCATTGGAAAGTTAATGGCAGGTCCATTAAGTGAACAATTTTATGGGATAAGAGGAAGGATATGAACTTAGCTACTTGAGAATAGAAGAAGCTAATTAAAAAAAGGCAGTTCGGAATAATGAAGTAATGGGAAAGGCAAACTTGATGGAAAATGACGAGATGAGATATAAGGAGAATTTTAGAACTGGGAAACAAACTAGGGGAGCTACAACAATAGAAGGTTTAACGCCAAAGGAAACAATCAAATTAACAATTGACTGTAGAATCGAATCAATAATCGAGGAGATGATCAAAATTGCAACCATTCTAGCCATCAACTAACATAAAACTCTTCCAACATTAAGAAGACACGAGGTAATTGTTATGTTTATGGTAAACATTGCACCTTAGTGTAGGTTTCGCTAGAAGGGTGGTAAACCCTAAGCTAATATAGTAGAAGATGAGATGATCGCTACAATGGTATTTGAGGTGAATCTTGTGAAAAATCTCCATGATTGGGTAGTGGATACCGGTGCCACCAAACATATATGTAGTGATTGTAATcttttcaacatatatgaaaaagTTGATGGGGAATAGTATTTATTGGTAGTGCCCAATCCTCACTTGTGCTAGGAAAGTGTATTGTGAACCTTAAGCTCACCTTCGGAAAAATCTTAAGATTAACTGATGTACATCATGTACAAGATATTAGGagaaacttattttttgaattcaTCCTTAATAAGGTTGGTACCAAACTAGTTTTTGAGTCAAACAAATTGATCTTGATGCGTAACGATGTCTTCATGGGTAAGGGTTATTGTAATAATGGACTGTTTGTGTTGATTGATTAATGGTATGAATCGAAAATATTAGTTATACTACTTATTTAGTAGACTATTTGGATCTTTGGCCTGATATGTTAGGACATATTTGTTAAAAGAATGAGGAATCTAGGTATAAGAGCAAGCTTTGCTAACTCTaacaaagaaaaatgagaaaattgtGTACATTAGAAGCTAAATTTACTAGAAAACCATTTAAATATGTGACAATTAGAAGTACACAATTATTAGAATTCATCCATATTGatttaggaaattttaaaagtcAGATGAGTAAAGGTGGAAAAAAATATTACATAACctttgttgatgacttttcaagatatacaatagtttatttattaaaatcaaaaggTGGAgctaaaaatgtttttattaagTTCAAAACataagtggaaaaaaaaaagaagataggaaaataaaatatataaaaaaaaactagGAACTAATTGAGGAGGAGAATATGAATCAATatttttaagtgaattttgtGAACAAAATGGAATAATACATGAAGTAACAGCTCCTTATACACCTGAACATAATGGTATAgctaaaataaaaatagaacatTGAAATATATGATGAATGTAGTGTTAGTAAGTTTAAGTTTGCCTTCTAATATGTCGGGAAGATGATTCTATCTACTAATCACATACTCAATAGAATACCACCTAAAAAATTGAcaaaacaccttatgaattatggaatgactaTAAACCCAATCTAATATATTTGAAAGTGTGGGGGTGTTTAGCTAAAGTAGGTTtgcaaaaaaaggaaaattggtcCTAAACTAGTGACATTAATGTATTTATAGGATATGCTCAAAATAGTGTTGCATATATGTAACGAcatgcttaatttactacataattacTCACATTAAATACTCTGATACTAAAAACTAATGATATAGCGAAGTCAACCCTAACATGTGGGTAACGAAgacacacttgtcatacacagtggaGACCTAAGTAGTAGTAACTATAAATTTCATCCACCTAactataaaatacaataccagagttacttacattctACCGTATTTcaatagatgtatatatataatcctTAAAACACCCAAatgataaaactaggatcttacataaaaaacctactgaccctagttcaaaactcacccttctAGTAGGGTAGAACAACTACCTCAACCGCGCGGAGCTCGGTCCGCCTGTCTTTCTAGgttccctaaaatggtttaaagttagggtgagacacctctcagtaaaaaaaataaactaaatacagttctgtgataacatgaatatttgcgtgccataatagatatacagtacatattactTGCctaaaaacactgataatatcataattgaataaacatacaatttcatagttatactaaatcatactgtatctcaatgtttataaaatcatctgctataaatagtagtactgaaatatacccaagatgactagcaagttgatgtcatgtattaa
This region includes:
- the LOC131148691 gene encoding uncharacterized protein LOC131148691 — translated: MEEIQHTHVEVRGLKLHVAEIGTGAKVVVFLHGFPEIWYSWRHQMVAVAKAGYRAIAIDFRGYGLSDQPAQPEKSNFNDLVLDLIALFDSYDIPKAFLVGKDFGAVPAFQVAVEHPDRVCGVVTLGIPFMLPGSSVIQGHLFPKGFYMLRWLEPGRAEADFGRFDVKTVVRRIYTLFSGSELPVASSDDQEILDLANPSTPLPPWFTEKDLDVYATLYEKSRFRTALQVPYRTLHADCGITDPKITAPALLIMGEKDYALKLPGMEEYVRSGKVKDFVPNLEVIFLEEGSHFVQEQLPEQVNNLLISFLNKHSV